AAGATTTCCGCATTGCCACAGGTTTCTTTATAGGTTAATGGTAATGCAAAATTCACTTTGGAGTTTTTGAATTTGTTTTGTACATCCATGGCCGTCCAAGGATTTTCCGCTATAACACAAATTTCTTTTCCATCAGCGTTTATGTTCTGTTTGGTGATATCTGGATCTGACATAGGCCTTAGAAGGAACATCATCGTGATTGGTACGAGGAGTAGTTGTGGGATAAAAATTCCGTAAAATTGAAATTTGTTGTCTTTCGTAGCAAAGATAACACTTAATGTTATGATGATTCCGAAAAGTGAAATTGCAAATAATACAGGTAATCTTAAGACCACTGCAATGACAGCGAAAAGAAAATATATGATTGGTATTGAATATTTATTGAAATGGGAAAGTATAAGTGTTTCCCAACTTTCTTTTTTCAATGCAGGAATCAAAAAAAGGAAAACAACAAATGGAGTCACATAGTACGGGTCTTTACGGTTTGGCAATAAATGAAATACCGTAACCAGTACCAGGAATACTACAATCACCATAACAAAAGATTGATTTTTTTTGTTTGAGGTTTTTTTTACGCTGAGGTAAAAACTATGTAATAGAGGGATTGTGAATGGAATTGTATATAGAAGCCATCCTCCCCAAATTCTAAGTCCCGATTGGTTGGCGGCATAAAATTTTCCCATGTTTTCAGTGATAAAAAAGAATCTGAGAAGTTCTTTTCCTGAACTGGTAAATAGATATAAATACGAAATCCAAAGAATCGGTATGATGAGAGAAAGGCTAAACAATAGGAGTATTGGTTTTTCTTCATTCAGTGGGTAAAAAGAAATTTGAAATTTTCCTTTTCTCACTCGA
This genomic stretch from Leptospira congkakensis harbors:
- a CDS encoding ArnT family glycosyltransferase, with the protein product MFFILFLILSVIFAASIGVPDLIFPQGDEIMHIRSIRESLDLGSYTLPVLSGLPNPYKPPLLFWLGMFFDRIFGVSYLSERLVSFFFGIGTLVLFYKLYFSISKSSKETKIATFTFAFSFLSLKFFGILMMEGAMVFFTLLYVFLFYQTKKTKNLSYIVWGSFFVGFGYLLKGPILHIYIVLFLLSYLYIRMVRVRKGKFQISFYPLNEEKPILLLFSLSLIIPILWISYLYLFTSSGKELLRFFFITENMGKFYAANQSGLRIWGGWLLYTIPFTIPLLHSFYLSVKKTSNKKNQSFVMVIVVFLVLVTVFHLLPNRKDPYYVTPFVVFLFLIPALKKESWETLILSHFNKYSIPIIYFLFAVIAVVLRLPVLFAISLFGIIITLSVIFATKDNKFQFYGIFIPQLLLVPITMMFLLRPMSDPDITKQNINADGKEICVIAENPWTAMDVQNKFKNSKVNFALPLTYKETCGNAEILINFHEDTTFTENWKKETFWFQWKQHLNLNSDQVIRAVRGMNKRFFQSEVSVWSKGEKL